From Branchiostoma floridae strain S238N-H82 chromosome 5, Bfl_VNyyK, whole genome shotgun sequence:
ACCAAAGTAATACGTATTCATAACGTTTGAGCTGCGTAACTGCGTACATACGATAGTTTTGTGCCTGTCCAAAAATATTACGTGAACTGTGCGTATGCCTGCGTACCCAAAACTTAACACATGATGCATATGAGGTGCGTACTATGCGTACGGCTACTTATGGGAAAATGTCAACACGGACCTCAGATGGATTCGTGTGACTTCACCATAAGATGACAACCTCCCTTCTTTTGACCAACGAGGTTCTTGTTTTGACATGTTCCAAATTGCGACCTCCTTTGCAAGCTTCTCATGCCTCCAGCGAAACACGATAGCACAAACAAAAAGTTGCTTGTTTGCGTTTTGCCTTGCTTCGTTTTAACTCAATGGCTGAGACGCACGTTTGTGAGGTGTACAGTTAAACGTAAGTAGTCTTAAAATGCGTTGCAGAAAGATAAGATAGTGGTTGATATCATCAGTGATGATAGACAACTAGTTGGTTATATCTTTGTGGTAGCATGTGGCACAGAACATAGACGGCTGAATAAGAACTATTCACGCGTAGACCTGAAAATAGAGGGTGCGTGTGTGCTCAACTTGCGGTGAACACCAATATAAGGCAGGTGCTTTTAAGCGACCAGTTCTTTGCCCTGGGTAAGAGCAATAAGAAAGTGCTCCCAATCTATCCTACTTGGCCGTTTGAAGGGTAAATTGACTCCCATAGCTACATGTTTTAAgcacatacaatgatacatgtaaacatCCTAGACTGTCTGCCGGCGAGGAACAATGACGGGTACCGAGTGTTCAACTtcttttcttgctgtttctgtagtggGGTATATTTTCTACAGGGAACTGGGTTGCCAGCCCCCTTCTCCTTAACATACCAGAGTGACCCAGAGGCACCTTCTTGAACCCCGAagccccattttacgtcccttccgaaagacgggtgcaacCCCAACCGAAGAACATTCCTTGGatttgaaccggggtctcccagttaccaagtGATTGAAACCAGGGGCTAGGACCTCAACTATgagactgctaccagttgagctacagggacatccctaaggtggtatctcactgcattggggtcaccggtacggcactgcggggttcgaaagattactcaacgagataaagaacgaattttcttacgttttgtgtcttttgttgtcttctaagtcttaacttacgtattacgcaatttCTAAATTATAAAtgatcggcgaaaataacacaacagtgacgcagtgaacgaacctcaCAGTGCCGCCcccaagttcagtgagataccacctttgaGTGACTAGGTGTGTTAGCGAAATGTCCAGACCGCCTCTACAAGATAAGACGATCGGATCCCCGAATGGAACGTGACTTTTCGAGGTCAAACATGTGGACGGAACTACTGCGGCATTTCTCGCACGACTGGTCCCCGCACCTGGTGGTCCTGGGTTCGATTCTCATCTCGTGGTCTCACCACAAAAGAAATAAtgaggaatagaaaataaacacAGCTCTAAGCAGTAACAAACTTCAACACACAGTGGTGTATGTTCATGTCCTAATTTGATTTGCTGTCACAATATCTTTTGTGAGATcgtgtggcgtaatcggcagcgctttgcatgggctcaggcccaagcggtcccgagttcgaaacctgtcgtgtcaccaatcttgcgcccctgggaaaggcactttacatgactttcctcacttcactcaagtgaaaatgagttccTAGCTTccgttagggccgtccctcggataggacgttaaatggaggtcccgcgtttgaggagagccacacctcgagtacGTTAAACTTAAAGAACCGACCGCACACTtatatcgaaaagagtaggggaccttcccggtgtgagtggatcaaaccttacagtctggtctctgggTTGACATATTGAAAAGGTGTTAGTCACCTGTtgtgtcaatccttccacaaatgtggtaaaactaaacAAATAGTAAATGtggaatagaaaataaacacAGTTCTAAGCAGTAACAAACTTCAACACAAATTGATGCATGTTTATGTCTTACTTTGATTTGCTGTCACAACATCTATGTGGTGCGTTTACGAAGTTTTCTGACTATTCTTTCTCAAGCAGAGGTATAAGATGTGGTTCGTTTTTGTTGGCCCATTTGGTCATTTTGTCTATCTTTTCAAAGCTATTAGGGACATCAATTGCAATATCTTtacaatattgcagtttgaaaccacaatcTGTCAACAcaacatccctaaataccctgtacaatgtttgtttaaaacaatggatataggttaccccgcggataaaggtgaactagcgttaaaacACGTCGCCAACTTTCCAGGCACACGGAATGGCAGCAATACTAGTTTCCCCCTTGGAAGATGATTTCTTGGAACACtggtgtttattttattttcgcAATTTTAACATGGCGTAAGAGAACTTGTACCATGTTAAAAACCACTACACgttagaagtctgcgaaggaagCTAAGCCTATAGCTAATGGCAACGACTGGTTTTATCACCCTGAACGACAAGTCACACTTGTAACTTTGAAGACAGCAAAAACGGTTGATCCCCACTTTTTTATCCACCGCAATTTGTTAAAACGTTCCGCCCCTGTAGTTCTCAATACCAGAGTTCAACCGTCCTCTCTTTATCATCTGTACCACAGACCAGTCGCTCCCTGCGTGTTTTGTATATTCCACACATCGCTCCTTTAAACACGAGACGCCTGGCGGTCTCGCTTGTGGCCCAAAATACACTGGGAGGGGTCAACTGAGGTCAAGTTCAGACAGAAATACAGATAGCGTTGACAGACGTGACGGGACAATACGAGCCTTCACAAACACTTAACCCCGTGACGCGTTCTTTAAAGGCTCAAATGGGGTTTTCCAATACACGAATATCGGAATTTCGACTCATAAAATCGCTTCCACTACCTCCAACAAGATCATATGACGTAATATGGCCAAAGTGAACTGTCTTGTTACTAGATACGGTACAGCAATCACTGATAGATTCGTCATCAAAATGTATACACACTGAACACGAAACCCCTTGTGAAGCCTCCTGTGGCAGCTGCATGATAAACTATCACTGCAACTGTAGTGCTTGTGAGAAACTGACCCCGATGTACTGATACTGTGAATGCCATCATATCTGGTTAACAGCTTAGAATAGGGCAAATGATCAGAGTGAGTGATACGTTAATTGGATGCTTAGGAGTTTGGATTTTGAAGAACATTAAGTCGACAATGGCGTTCTGAATATTAGATACCTCATACCACCATACATATAGGTAAGTGCTAACTTTCATTTGCTTTATGGACAGCCAGCTGTTTCGGTTATGAAGAAAAGACCGCTGCTTAGCACATCGACATATCAGTTACTCAATATATCCTCTCACACATATGCAGAGATTCGATACCTAGAAAACACCAATGCAAGATACATCTAACTATATATCCTACGTTTTGGGCGTTATTCGTATGTTAATCGTAAGACTGAGGAAACTAGGAAGTCGAGACACTAGGCCGAAAATTTGTTTCAAACGATAGACTGGAGCCACGAAATGTAATGACTATTACCCTGTTTCTCAATTATAGAAATCTACACTCCTGGCTCAGATCTCGTTTGAATCATTCCCCACTAAGAAAGACCAGAAGGAAGTGGTGAGATCATAGCCAGGCATACAGGAAACAGTGTGTTTCTCATTTCGAGAAACCTGCTTTTGAAGTCCTTCATTGAAGCCTAATGAAGTCCAGTGATCTAGATAGATTTGACGTTAACGATTGTACATTCTAGTACTTTCTATCCTTGTCTCTCAAACACACTCTTTCCTCTAAGGTCTGCGACCGCGCTGCGTCTACTGAGCGACCTACGATTTGACATACcgcttatacccccctcacattaggcgaaaatcgatcggacgacgagtctgcgagctcttaattacgaggaggcatgagcctgctgccgacgaagaaatggcagagtccccccttcccgtccaccagggtcatgcctcctcgtaattcaaagctcgcagactcgtcgtccgatcgattttcgcctaatgtgagggagTAAAAGGGACCTAATAACTTGTTGCACTGGGTTTGAGGCAGGTCCGCAAAGTAAAGGGGGCCAACTCCTGCCCCCAAAATAACATCATGGCACAGCAGTTCTCTCAGCCAGTCGTATACAACGTCAAGGGATCTTTGATAGACCCCGCAAAGCCACTGGGCGCCACTGTGCCGCCGGTTTTAGATGTTCCCCCTTCCCTCCCCCCGCCTCTCTCATCTAAGCCTCTCAATATATCATTACGTGTCTTTCTTTGACCAGAATAATCCGACAAAGAATTAGCGCTAGGAATGCAGTTTTGTAATCGTCTTTAACTTTGGAGTCACGCAACATAAGATGTCTGCCCAGCCTCAAAGCTAGTGTGCAACATGTTCTCAAGTTAGGCTCTTAGTGGCGTTattaaaggaaaacaaaaagttCAAAAGTTCCACTAACACTGTATGTTGCATGTTATATCCATGGCGTAGTTGTCACGATAAGCTATCAATGGTTTATATGTTGCCACTGTTTTGTGGACATTCTGCAAATAACACAGGGACGGTTCCGAAAAACAAGCCGCCAGTATGGTGTTGTGGCGCCGACGCGAATTTCCAAATTTGCAACGATATAGAAGACAAAGGCCCTCTTATGAATTATAGCTTGTATGAAGAATACTTGATCGATAACGATAGAAATTTTACTTTTAAACATATTGTAAAAAAATCGTTTACTCACTTTTCATCAATAGCTAGTCCTAAACAATTCGTGCAGCATGCTGACGTAAGCTATTTTCTGTGTAATAAATGCCGAGTATAGGATGTATATAGCACTGTTTCGTCTTCTGTGGTAAATGCTATGGTTTGTGGTCAACCGTAGCTGCTGCATGTGACTTTAGAATATTCCATTTTCGATGTTTAAGAGATCATGTATAAAAACATTTTCAGCTTTTACCTCTTTCATtagtaaaaatgataaaaatactAATCTCAATTTCAATTCACCACTACTACCTTCCTATATTTCCATTAATGTCATAATTTAGCTTCCTTGATTGTGTTTTACGCTGTGCTATAAAAATCGCCGCCCCCTCAATTTCATCGTAATGGAATGGTCTTAAGGCTTGTGGTTGTCAGCGAGTGACGTTCGCGCCCCGCACACAAGTGAAACATTCGGGGTCAAACATTGTTCGCGCCTGTGTGGGGCTGCAGTTTCCCGGTCCGTACCTCTCTCTCACCGAGGTGCCTCTACCCTCGTCGGCGGTAGCCTAGCCTTTCTGGACCGCCTGTACAAGTCACGGAGCCTCGGTGATAGATAGAATCATTAACGGGAAGCATAACACCTTATACACCTTGTGTTCTCATTGGTACAGGACACTACAGAGCCATGGAGGCCGGATTGTTACGGTGGCTGGTACTAGCGGGCGTTGTAGCCGTTGTCATCGGGGACAAGCTCATCGAGGACCCGGTAGACGAGGTAGACGGTCCGCTGCCCTTCGTCGGGAACATCCCCGGAGAGGAAGAACTGGGGAAGCTGAAGCTAGAGGAGTTACCGACGGAGTTTAGCATGTACGATTTGAACAAGGATAACGTCATAACGGTGGACGAGTTGGCTAAAGTGACGGGGACGAAAGAAGAGGACGCCATGCACCCATTTGAAACCGCCGATGTAAACGGTAAGTACAAGTTCATGTTATTGTTGATTAGCTTCTGATAGACGTTAACATTGTCTTTTAGGAGTGTTAGGAGTTCAAGTTTGTTGTGTCTCTTCTTATAAGATAGACGCATTCTTAGAAATTCCGAGTAGTTATGACCGCTACGTttacttacttttttttttgctgacgCTTAAAGTTGAATTTTCTTTGCCCTGTCTAAAAGTTGTGTTTGCAAGTTTACTTACTGTCAACGCCAACTTCGTCGCCAAGTCTGCCTTTTTTCAAGCTCGCCTTCTTTTTTAAACAATTAACCAGTGTTTAAGAGAGGAAGAATTTGGGCTAGGATTATCCTTAATAGCATGATAGCAAGTATATGTTTTCGTTCAATTCTGTTCACACGAATACCAAAGTGCGGTGTAGCCAAACATTTACGGATTTGTCTGACATAAAACATACAATTGGCCGCATACCGAGGCGATTGGGGGTGTTTAGGGGTGTTTAGAATTAGAGAGAGTCAAGAGCGGCAATTTAAAAACTCGCGAAGCAGAGAAAATCAAATCACagcgttaggccacagcaagtaaattttgtggatgacatcttcttcagattgcaaaaatagtgcgatagggtgaAGCAATACAAGTTgggtacagaaaacattttcaaaatagacaccataaacgttgaaACAAAAAGCAAAGGGTCAAAATATGGTAGCACAGCCAACAAGACATCCATGCCTCTATTCAAGACGTgcactggtgtagtaaaagtgacactagtatggtagacTGGTAACACTAGCAAAGTTACTTAgtaactacattcatggcttccatatgtATATTAGtgacacttttacaactatccaacttgtttcacttctacaactacagtcatggctacttcgcaagtgtcacttttacaaatacaatcattaggctacaacacaacatatttgctgattttgttcatttttcgtcatgttgaccatatCCATAGAAGAAAAATTTCGTtttatttttctgaaatcagccAAAAAGTAAGGAGCGCGTGGATAttatccataacatttacttgctgtggcctaatgttgaccatctccaaagaagaacaaaattcctttttttttttggtctgaatTCCGGCAAAAATtcatgagcgcgcggatgtcatccacagaATTAACTTGCTATGGCCTTACATGATAAAACAGACTTGACTGAGACCACCGTCTGTGTGATTTGTGTGTCTTGGAAACTAGAACTGTGTTCCGGAGTTGGCGGGTAAGTACAGCTGTCGGTCCGACACTGTTTCCTGCCCGAGATTCTCGGCACGGCTGCAAATTAGACCGACTTTCCACCGCTGGGGCCCGGGGACTATTATTTTCCCTGCCAAGTTGAAGTTTACCAAATACCGTGAAAGGGGACATTTTTGCGTGGAGTTTATAATTTCGCGGTAGGATTACTAGGAAGAAAATGGAGTTTTGGCGgtgttgaaacaaagaaattttcGCGGTCCGTTTTTTAAGTTCGAATTCATGATAAACAGGTCAACGCAacaaccacgaacataaaagcAAGGCAAACATTTTCGCTTTTACGGTATTACTTGTAGGATGGGAACTGATAGGCAAGCGGGATTAAAGTATTTTCAACAGGACGCATTTTTGGTCAGACCTATAGGTCAGACCAGAGCGACTGAAATTTTAGTAAATCTCCTAGATAGTGGGAGGAGAGTTTTGCTAATGTTATGATGTGTGTGTTTTGATAACGGACAAATATTTAGAACGttgaatgttttgaaaggaGTAGTCTTCGTCTGCACCCAAAGCATGGGCTATCGGTGGATTATATTCTTTCATACGTTTTATACGTacgaaatatttttttaacgttttgtttGCATAATTCGTGTcacaaaattccttcaaacaCCAAAAAACAGGTATACGAAAATAACTGAGAATGTGTTCTATTTAATATTTAGGATAGAAGACTTTATGGGATTCGAGATAGGTAGAATAGATGTGTTGGAAGGAAATTAGACCAATTGTCACTGAGTAAAGGAAAGAAATTTACTAGACCTCTCCCTCCCTACACTTATCGTCTGAATATGACGTCACCTAACCAAAATAGGAGTAGTAAGAATACGCCTTTTGTATCGCCTGCCTAGACACAAGTCTCCTCGACCCTTGTCTGTTTGAAAGTTTGCCAAACAACAAGTCTGGAAATCCTGTCA
This genomic window contains:
- the LOC118415788 gene encoding uncharacterized protein LOC118415788, with protein sequence MEAGLLRWLVLAGVVAVVIGDKLIEDPVDEVDGPLPFVGNIPGEEELGKLKLEELPTEFSMYDLNKDNVITVDELAKVTGTKEEDAMHPFETADVNGDLKLTEKEFDDAPWIFQLPPSADPFMEPNDDGIWEFRSKLQLAAGKGIKEQETMEKKV